Genomic segment of Lepus europaeus isolate LE1 chromosome 6, mLepTim1.pri, whole genome shotgun sequence:
gctgcagtggaaatggaggtggagcagctgggacacaaaccaccaGTCTGTGGGGtgcgggcatcccaggtggtggtttAAGTCATTGCGCtctaatgccagccccagagcctcAATCGGGGAAGATTTTTGtcccaagtaaaataaattactcATTCTTCATGTGTGGCTTAAAGTGCTAAGCGCCTTGCTTTAAAGAGAAACCACCAAAGATAGAAAGACTCAAACAGGCAGAGAAGAAACATATTGTGTTGTGATTTACCAAATTTGGTCCTTTCTTAGAAAGTAGCCCGGCATAGATCTGAACACAGACAGACACTAGTAGACTAAAATAAATACACTTATAAGTAAATATGTGAGTTCATTTCTGGCACACTTTAGAGTACTCCATTCCaagaagataagaaaaataaCCACGTTTcttgaaatagaaaaatgtgaacaaaaaaatgtggaaaaatgatAATGGCTTATAGACAGATATGTTGAAATTAATATGTTGCCAGAACTATTAAAGATCTTGTGGTATTAAAGGAATgttatttttggggccagcgctgtggcgcagtaggttaatcctccgcctgcggcgccagcatcccatatgggcaccggttctagtcttggctgcttctcttccgatccagctctctgctatggcctgggaaagcaggagaagatggcccaagtctttgggcctctgcacccatgtgggagacctggaagtagctcctggcttcgaatctgcacagctccagccgttgcggtcaattggggagtgaaccagcagatggaagatctctctctctgtctctgcctctctctgtaactctctcaaataaattaaataatctttttttttttttaaaaaaaggaatgttatttttttccttatgctCACAATACTTCTTACTCCCCCAGTAAAACATCTGGCTTTAAAGAGTTTAgcttcaaaaaaaattcatgggagccagcactgtggtgcagcaggtgaagctaccactTACAACACCGGCAACCCATCCCCCactgccagctggagtcccagctgctccactgccaatccagccccctgctaatgcatctgggaaaacagcagaggacggcccaggtgctgggacccctgcacccatgtgggagagccaggtggAATTCGATTCCTGGTTTCCTCCTTGCCTAGCTCCAGCCACCATGGCTATTTGGAGactgaatctgtggatggaaaatctttctctgtctcctcctccatttctatcactcttcctttcaaataaataaatcttaaaaaaaaaaaaatgactaagtaaacttttttttttttttaagatttatttatttatttgaaagtgagacttacacagagagaggagagagggaggtcctccatccgatggttcactccccagttggccacaatggccggagctgcgccgatccgaaatcaggagccaggagcctcttcctggtctcccacgtgggtgcaggggcccaaggacttgggtcatctttcactgctttcccaggccacagcagagagctggatcgaaagtggagcagccgggactataaccggtgcccatatggaatgtcaacgcttcaggccagggcgttaacttcctgcgccacagcgcctgcccataAGTAAGCTGTTAATTTCTAAAAGCCTATTAATGTACACTGataaaatccaaatggcaaaACACAATCCTGATCAGTTTTCTTGCACACATGACTGACAGGGACAACAAACCACCCCTCTGGTGTCCTGTGGCCCCATGCAACATAACTCAACACTCAGAGAGGCTCGGCAGCACAGCAGTGCCaggaccccagccctccccacccccctttctcCAGCCGCATCGGGTCCTGCTCCACGACACCACGGGAGCTCCAAGGCCCTGTGCCTGCTCAGTCTCCTCAGGGCCGCCCTCTCTGTCTCCCGTGTcgttccctctcctccccaggccTGCACAGCTACTCCTGCCCTGGGCACCCTAGGCTCAGTACTCCGACCCAACCCAGCGTCAAACCCAAGTggactaggccggcgccatggcttaacaggctaatcctccgccttgcggcgctggcacaccgggttctagtcccggtcggagcaccggattctatcccagttgcccctcttccaggccagctctctgctatggcccaggaaggcagtggaggatggcccaagtgcttgggccctgcacccacatgggagaccaggagaagcacctggctcctggcttcggatcagcgagatgcaccggccgcagcggccatattggagggtgaaccaatggcaaaaaggaagacctttctctctctctctctctctctctctctctctctcactatcctgtcaaaaaacaaaaacaaaaaaacaaacaaacaaaaaaaaacaagtggaCTCTCCAGGCCGGGCCTCTCCCCCATCCGCACCCCTGCATCTCAGCTGAGCAGGTGAGCGGCCTGGCCAGACCCCACTCCTCCTCCGGGGTCTCCGCCCCTTCCCATGGCCCAGGCCCAAACCCCGGCGCCTCCCGGAGTGGGCCCTCACCTTCAAAGCCCCTTTGCGGGCCCTGGCCCCCACAATGTCCAACCTCCTGGCGGTGGTGCCGTTTCTACCCCTGAGGCCAGCTCGTGGTCTGGGCAGCCAAGTTCCTGCTCGAGCTCGCCCTCAGAGGGTGGCCCATACCCGCTCCTCCCTTGGCTGTTCTACAGCCTGCTTTTGCCAGCTCCAAGTCACTGGTGCCCccaacccagctccagcagctcggctcagccctggctccccGGCACTTTCGGCCCATGCTGTGGCCCCTAGCCTCCCACCAGCAGCAACTGCGGCACCTTCGCTCTGGGCTAGGCTGCCATTTAAGTTGTTTCTGAACTCTGCCTGCTCCTCCAAGTGCAGGGCCTGCAATGTTCTGCTTGTGTCGcagcccagagccctgcctgTCACAGTTACTGACTGAGGGAAAGCATAGACGGCGCGCATCTCCCGACCCAGGCCCGCACATCCCGCTGCCCGGTTCTCTGGGACCCCGCTCCCTGCAGTGACGGCTGCCATCTTCCCAGCACCCGCACACGGCCTCCATGTCCTCCCCAGTGCCCTCCAGGGGGACGCTGTGGTCACTAGGCTTGCTGCCCCATCCTGGGGAGCTGTGATAGCACCATCACAGACGTCGGCACGCCTGGGACACTTTGGGAAGCGCTGTCCACTGAGGCTCAGGGACCGGGAGTGCTTAGGGGCGcggtacctgcatgggaggctcAGGAAGAACAGCTGAGAAGACAAGGGCACAGCTTCAAGGGCTGGGGTCAAACCACCAGGCGCAGGACGGACCCTCAAGCACAAGTGAGAAACAACAGTGACAGTTTCCCCCTGCCCGCCCGGGGTACAGTGTCAGTGGGCAGAGAGGCTCTCGCGCGTCAAGGGCTATGACCTTTGCAGGAAAAGCCCTTTGTGTTAAGAGACAACTCACCAGCCCTGGCGCACAGGGCAGCAGCCACCGCTGTCCAGGCAGATCCCAGTAGGTCTAGGCAGCAGGAGACACTGGCAGTTCTGTTTTGGTTTGCAGTGCCCGCTCCTCTGCTCTCTGGCCTTGTCCACCTCTGCTGGTTGCTCTGCTCTGCCCGCTGTGCAGAGAAATGGACAGCCTTGCAGACCACTTACACAGCTGCTACAATCAATGGCGGGTTTCCAATTCCATTAGCACACTactctgaattattttttcaaaaaaaaaaaaaaattattggggccggcaccgtggagtagtgggtaaagctgctgcatgcaatgccaccatcccataagggcggcggttcgagtcccagctgctccatttctgatccaactctgctatggcctgggaaagcagtagaagatggcccaagtccttgggcccctgcacccatgtgggagacctggaaaaagctcctggctcctgccttcggatcagtgagtgtagctctgccattgcggccatctggggagtgaaccagcagatggaagacctttctctctatgcctctccttctctctctgtgtaagtctcactttcaaataaaataaataagtctctttaaaaaaaaaactttattttaaagaattacaaagagagtaggagagacagagatcttccacctgctggttcataccccaaatgcccagaatggccagggcaaagccaggagcttcatccaggtctcccgttgcaggtgcaagggcccaggcacattaccagggagctgggttagaattggagcagctgggacttgaactggcacccataggggtgctggcactgtggacggcagctcaacccactgcgccatactGCACTGAATTTTAAGACACTGAAGTTACCAGTTGCATTCTGGATTGAAGCTCTGCCTTGAGACACCGTGATAACTTCATTAAAACCCTGGATGGATGTCCATTGGCCAGAGGACGAAAATAAGGTGCCAGCTGTCAAGCCATACAGTGGGCAGGTCACTTCAGAGGCCAGCTTGCTCTAGCTGAGCTGTGTTAAGAAAATCAAGAGATCAGGGCACAACCTGAGCCGTGCAGAGCAGGACTGCTGTGGACCTGGCCCTCCTGTGCTGGGCTCTTCTGTGCCTTTGTGTCTTGCGGGAAACGTTCTGTCCTGATGTGTTAAGAAAACAACCACAGGAGGCTCACTGTTCTGAGAAAAACTTCTTCAAGCCTTCATTTCCTCATTTGATTCATTTCCTCCTTCTCGGGCCTGCAGAAGGTatttggaggggaggggaggaggccgcACTTATCTACACCGACCAGAAACCCTCTCCCCACAGCTCGGCCCCTCCCATTCCCGGCAGGAGGGTCATTCCCGGCTCTGCCccttgctgtgtgacctgagGGCTGGCTGGTATGCAGGCCTGAGTTCCCGGGGCAGGTTCGGGCCTGTCTCCTCCAGTGGATGGGGCAGCGGTGAGGAGCAGGTTGAAGGATTTGGAAGTGGTTTGTTTGCACAGCAGTGTGGGGTCACTGCTACCACATCTGAATTAGAAAAGGGgagctctccctcctccccttgggAGGCCCCCACCAAGAGCTCAGGGTCTGAACAAAGGAAGAGTCCATCTGAGTGACACCCAAATACTGCAGAACAAGTTCAAAGCTGGACTCCAGGAAGGCGCCGTCTGCTCACTTGCTGCTCCACCTTGGTTGTTTCCCTCTGCTTCCTAAAGCAAGAGAGCCAGCGCCGACTCGGTCATCTGCCCCGGTGCCCCCAGAAGTGGCATCTCCTGGCAGACACCACCGCCTTGCACCTGCGAGCCCACAGAGGACAACTGCCAGGCGCATCCTGGAGTAAGTACTTCCCAGCTGTTGTTTCAGACTGCACTTTGCTTTTCCGGCTAGCCTTTCTGGGGACGCAcgcccaggctcccagccctgggcagtaAGGAAACAGCCAGTGCAGCTGTGACCTGGGAGAGGATGTAATGGGGTGCCAGTGTGAGCTCCAGCCCCCGCTCTCTGGAAATAAGTGCCCTCGGGCAGATTACTCAACCTCTTAACTTTCATTTCCGAACGTGTAAAATGAAGAACAACAGAGTACCTGGTTCTTAGGGCTCTTAACAGGCATATGGGAGTTATTAATAACAGCAGCATGGTTGAACACCTCATTCGGTCCCCCAGCTcatcccccccccgccccccccagcaCTGAGGACCCAGCCTTCCCCTCAGGCTCCCACaattagctggagctggacttCTGACCTGTTTGGTGCCCTGagggtaggggtggagctgaGCCCACTAGAGCTCCTGGCAGAGAGGCCATGCCTGGGAAAGGTGTGGCTTTGCGCCTGTTCCCCCCTCACCTGGGCCGggtgcctcctgccttcccagctgtggggcaggtggggaggcagCCCGCCTGCCAGCCCCCTGTGCAGCATGGGTGGGCACCGAGGCTCTGGAAATCTCATTTTCAAGTCAGAACCATTTTTCCACATGAAGTCAGGTACCACACAGTGTTAGTGCGACAAGTGATACAACAGCATGCATTTTAAGCTGTTTCATAATCTGGGGCTGTTTCTCTCGTGCAGAGGGATGGAGACTGACCCAGCCCGGGCCACGTCACTGGTCACTGCACCTTCTCTTTCTACCTTGTTTGTCTGTGGCCACGGGTGAGGACCTAACCTAGCGGGGCCTTGCTGTTTGGGGCAGGATTAAGGAAACACACCAAGGTGGCTCCCTCACCTGCCATTTGCTGTGGGGAGTTCAGTGGGCCCAGGGTCCACTGCTCCACGGGTGCCAACTCTTATCATTTGTCAGGCTTTGGGCTGAGAAGGGCTGGGGGGACCTGGGCCAGAGCTCCGGCTGCCTTGCCCTTTCAAGCCAGCCCTTGGAAGGCCTGAGCCTCACCAGGGGACGGGACTGGGGACAGTCAGTGAGTCTGAGACAGCCCCTCCCCCGGCACActcccctgctggccctggcagCTTTAGCCAGCCCTGCCAGCAACCCAAGGAACACAAGGTTTTATCTGAGAAAACAGGTAAGAGAAAAATCATGCCTTTTAGAAATAAAGATTTAATCAAGACTAAGACATTTTTTTAGGATTaagataaatttttgaaaaggaaaacaaatccaTAAAAACCTAAAACGGGTGAAACTGGTCTCCAGGCTCAGCTTCCCAAAATGTATTGTAACATCCTTACCCCTGCCAGCTGCCCAGAAAGCACAGGTCCCAAACACCACACATCAGGGTTTTAAACCGCGCCCCGGGACAACCAAGACCACACCGAGCAAGGAAATGGTTCTCAGGGCAAAGAACTGCCGGGAGCAGCCtcgagggagaggggctggggtttTATAGGGAACTTGTATGAGGGGAGGTGGGATGCGTGCAGGGCTGGGGATTTATAGGGAACTTGCATGAGGGGAGGAGGGATACCTGTAGGGCTGGGGTTCATAGGGAACTGGCATAGGAGGTGGGATGCCTGTAGGGCTGGGGTTCATAGGGAACTCGCATGAGGGGAGGAGGGATGCCTGTAGGGCTGGGGTTCATAGGGAACTGGCATCATGGGAGGTGGGATGCCTGTAGGGCTGGGGTTCATAGGGAACTCGCATGAGGGGAGGTGGGATGCCTGTAGGGCTGGGGTTTACAGGGAAGTCGCATGAGGGAGGTGCCATGCGGGGCTGACAGAGATGTTTCTGACACAGGGAGTCCCCAGGGCTGCCTGGTCTGTATCTGGGGCGGCAGTGGGAACAGAGAGGCACAGATGCTTCCCAGACCTGCCTGATTTATAGCTGGGCAGTCGTGGGGATGGCGAGGCTCTCCAGGAACACtgtgcctctgtgttttgtgttcCTGACGCcagggaggagtggggggagATGTCTCGGATCGGCGTGGATTCAGGGTTCTCACACCGCAGCCACAAGGAACCGAGTATTGCCACACAGGCTTGTTCCTACCAGGCACATGTCGGGGCCAGCGCTGCCGTTGACCACACAGCATGGCGGGACCGCGGCCGGCGCCCCGCCATCCGTGCTTAACACAAGTGTGCTCCAGACAGAGCATGGCGCCAGACTATTCTGAAATCCAAGCAGATTTCTCACACTACCCATTTCTGCAAGCTTTGTGAAGACCTCTGGTGTTTGCCTTCAGGGCGACTGTTCAAAGATCAGGCCGGAATTTACTGAGGAattcagccagggctggatgggAGGGCAAGTGGGTGTTGGACCCAGAAGTCACTGAGGCCTAGGTGgccactcctccccacctcctcccccacagAGCTTATCCTAAGCACCAGGAACCCTCCAGAACCcaaggccaggtctgggctagagCACGCTCAGGCCCAGCGTGTTTTGTTGACGGGATTCTCTGGTCTAGAGGCTGCTGGGGCCAAAGGGAAAGCCTGAGGCTGACTCCTGGGCCCTCCCTGGACTAGCTTTCTCCTCCCCACTTCTGAGTCATCTACATACAAATAGACCCTGATAAGGGATGGCCCATTGTCCCCTCCAGActggggtgctgggggaggggtgccatTCAAAttcaggctgggagccaggcgcCCCGCCAGAGCTACGTGGGTGACCTGGGGGTCAGGATGTGGCTGTGGAGAGCAGCCCCACAGCAGGCCCTGAAGACCAGCCTGTGGGGATTTCCAGGGAAAGAGGGTGCCGGGGGCACCGCACCAGGGCAGAGCTGCCCTAAGCCCCCcgatgaccttggaaagcagaagcaaGGAAACCGCCAGTGATTTACACACAAACACGATAAAGCAAAAGGGGTGAGTAGGAGGAGAGGACCAGGACCCAGCCAGGGCCGACAGCTCCCTAGAAATGTGGCCTTGAAGCGAGGTGGACGATAGGCCTGTCCTGGAGGTGGAGCAAGAGTGAGAATGTGTTTAACGCTGGAAGGAGAGAGCCAAGGCCAGGAGAGGGGAGACGACGCGGAAGGTGCCGCCTGTAGCCAGCCAGCGAGAGCGGGGCAAGCACCCGGCTTCACGACCGAGGTAGGTCAGCACGGGGCTGGGTGCAGCGGCAAGGGCTCGCCGTGCTCCAGGTGGAAGGAGGCCTGGTCTGGGCGGCACcccctcctgggggggggggtcgctCCCTTCCGCCTCTCTGGAACCCAGCAGGGGAGCTGCCGCAGCGGGCCCACCTCCCCATAGCTTTCATTCCAGCGAGCCAGAGTGCTGCAAACACTGGCTGGGGAGTTCTGTGAGCGCGCTCTGACTGCTCTTGATGGGCATCACAGTTCTGCTGTATGCACATTTGGGAAAAACTGTTTCAAGTGAGGCATTTAGAATAAACGACCATAGGCTATCTTTTGTTTCTGTGCAAGTTACCTCTCAGGTATGTAGGGTcttcaaaagtccatggaaaatatgtattatcaaaaaaaaaaaaaaaaaaaaagcaaacctatGGATTGTGAccattttttggcaccaaaagaaACTGCTGGGTTCTCCGTGAGCCTCCTTCCATGCACTGCTCCATAGCTTTCCCGTTGGGCTGTTAAGGTCCACAACTGCTTCCAGGCTGCTCACCGGGGTGACTTACAGACAGCTGCCCTGATGCCTGGCTGCCCAGGGTGTGGGGACTGGGGGTGGAGCATGTGTGCTGTTTTCCTGACTGCAGGGAGTGCCGACTGGGGTGGGAATGTCTAACCCTGCCACCTCTATGCAGAAGGTCAGGAATCTCCTCTGGGCTTCAGCTTCTCCCAGgcatcttccctccctcttctcagCCCCGGGGCAGTACAGGGGTGGGTCAGGCTCCCCTGGGGGGACCAAGTTTATTCTGCCTGAATTAAGGTAGGGGGTGAGGtagatacatatacacacaggaaTCACTGTTACCCCACCAGGTACACATGACCACCTGTTCTGGGCAGGCAGTGGCGCTCCAAAGACCCTTTAGAGCCAGACCTGGGAGGCAAGCTTAGCACCCACCCCCACCCGACCGGGCCTGTGGAAGGGAACAGTGAGTGAGGTGGAGCAGTGTTAAATGCCTGTGTAGTCTGCAGGGTCTCATTTGATCTACAGGGAACCCCACTGGGCTGACAGCAGCACGATCATGGCCATCCCTCTTGCACACGAGTGACCTGGTGCTCTGGTGCATGCTCAGTGGTAGTCTGAACTGTGCACTTAAGCCTACCTTCCAGCCTACTGCCagtcccacttcacagatgataGAAGCTGAGGCCCCCAAAGACTAAGCAACAGCCAAAGTCAAACAGCTGTCAGgtagcagagctgggagcccagtcCAGTGGCCTGGCTCCAGCGGTGGGAATGGGTGCCTCTGAGGTGCTGTGTGTCCAGGCTGCAAGGCAACCTGAACTCACTTCCGCCCAATCAAGACAATCAAGGGcactgccccgcccccagagggAATGTGGACCTTGTAAACAAAGGGCTCTGTTGATGCCCCGGGGGCAGTGCTGGCGCTGGGTCAGCAGGTCTGAGAGCAGGGAAGTGTTTCCCCTTCTGTTTGTGCACCTGGGAGCCGCCAGTGGCTACTGTGTCATCGCGTCAGTGAGTGTTTCTGAGCAGGTCTTACCCAGCTCTGTGCTCCTCATGTGGAGCACACAGTCGATGCTTAGTAAGTGATGAGTCTAAACAATGCTTGATTTTGTGAATTTTACTGCACCACAATGAGCTAAATGtttcaaatttttcttctattgGGAAAAATATCTTAATGAAGATCCTTTGGGAATAGTCggtattttcaatgttttctaaaGAAACTCTTaatctatttttgtattttaataggATGCCTTTTACTTATAACTATTCACCCACACCTATTAAAATGCTTAGAATTCATTAGAAAGCCAGGGTGGCTTTAGGCTGCTGTGGGGGTGGGCGACCTACGCCCCTCCCTCTTGATTTCTGGCACTACTGGCTGGCTCTCCAGCCACCAGTCACCATGAATgtgagtcacaggtggcagcttcaaaCACACTCAGCTGGAAGTTCTTGAAGATGAGTTtcactacttctttttttttttttttttaatttttgacaggcagagtggacagtgagggagacagagagaaaggtcttcctttttgccgttggttcaccctccaatggccgccgcggtaggcgcgctgtggccggcgcaccgcgctgttccgatggcaggagccaggtgcttaccctgatctcccatggggtgcagggcccaaggacttgggccatcctccactgccctcccgggccacagcagagagctggcctggaagaggggcaaccgggacaggatccagtgccccgaccgggactagaacccagtgcgccggcgccgcaaggcggtgtgccggcgccgcaaggtggaggattagcctactgagccacggcgccagcctgagttTCACTACTTCTAACATTTCGCATGATGTGTTGGAAAGGAAAAAGGTTTTCTCTGCTCTCTTAAGTCAGTACCTAGGGCTGCAAATCAAACTGTTGGAGCAGGcaattgtggctcagtgggttaagccaccacagaGTGCCTGCATCTCGTATCAGACTGTCTGGGAATGAGTCCTGCCTtggctcccaatccagctttctgctactgcacaccctaggaggcagcagtgatgggccaagcacttgaattCCTACCACCTACCCATgggagggcccaggagggagtcctggctcctggctttggcctggcccagccctggctattgtgagcatttgagacatgaaccagaggatggaagatttccttctgtctctccatctctgtcactcttcctttcaaataaataaatgaaacttttttttaaagtagattaaCAGGGACAACAAAGGCGCACAGTCTATTTGTCAGGAGTGCAGAGAGGAGGTGGGCTCGGCCCGTGCCCCTCCCAGCTGCACCGCTCCAGGTCTTTCTACAGAATCACCTCGGCAGCGAGagacctcctctctcctctctccgacTGTGCAGGGTGCTCCCTTCCTAAGTGAAACCTGGGTCCCAGTCTGGGGGGCACAGAGAAGTTCTGCTTCAGACAGGAAGCAAAGGGCACCGTGAAGCACGTAGGTCGCTGGATGTCTCTCCACTCTGAGCCTGCACACGCCCTGCTCCTCTCTGCGCCCTGGTGCCTTTCACTGAGTCCTTCTCAAGTTAGGAAAAGGGGCCAAGGGCGTCATCTGTGACCCCACTGTTCTGCTCAGAACTTTGCTTCAGGTGCTTCTGGGCCTGCCCCTGGCGCCAAGGGCGAGGCTGGAGGGTGAAGGGAAGCAACAACTTAACCTGGAGCAGGTAAGGGCAGGTAACCGCAGAGCAGCAGCCGCAAGCACGCCTGCCCCACCACGGTGCTCTGGGGTTTTTGTTGGAGCTGCAGAGCAGGGGGCTTCATGGAAGATGTGGGAGGAACAGAGCACCTTAAAGCAGCTGTGTCAGGAGCCAAACCCTGTCGCCTCTGGGCCCTTGCAGGTCTGCACTCGGAGAGGCTCACCCCACGTTCGCCTGGGTGGCTCGGTCCTGATGCATTCCCACAGCAGGTGAAGGGGCAGGCCAGGGACTCGGCCTTGAAACAATCTAGCGCCCAGGAACAGCATGAAGATGTCATTTGGCCTCTGTGAGAGACAGAGGAGCTGTGCACAGTGGGATCTGCCCCTTGCCTCTCTCATTTGATAACAAGAACCAACTCCTGCGACTTCTATACCACCCTGCCCCTGGCGgcacttcctttcttctttaaagCCCTTCCTTCTACTGCACTAACTATAGGGTGGAAGcacttaaaaaatcatttattacttatttatttgaaaggcagaattagagaaggggagacacaaaaagaggtcttccatccactggttcactccccaaatggctacaatggctggggctgggccaggccaaagctgggagctttacctgggtctcccacactggtgcaggggccccgcccaccagggccatcctccgatgcttttgcaagcgcattagcaggggccGGTGTGAGATGCTGACAATGCAGGCGGTGGCACGGTGCtgcccgtccccccccccccccccatttcctaaCAAGGTTACCTCCTCACCCACACTGCAGGGCTTAACTGCTTCAACCTAACTTTCCCCCACAGGCATTGTCTATGTCCTTACTTACGCCCCTCACTGCCCAACTGCTGCAAGGCCATCTAGCAACCTcctccagccacagctgggcacCCTAGTGGCACCTGCAGCACCTCCGGTCCAGTCCCAGGGAAGGCGTTAGGGGTGGGGGTCGGGTCCTAAAGGCCAATGTCAAGCCTCAACTGCAGCCTGACCACAGCCACTGGGTGTctggctccccgccccctcccccacccagggtcCTCCGTGCGCCTGCCCCCACTGCAGTGGCTCTCTTCCTTTGTCCTAGCAATCAGAAGTCGCACCGTGCACCAGGGGCGGCACTAGGCCAGGCACCCTGGGCGCTATGGTGCCCCTGCGGGCCTGCGAGGTACGCCAGCTGCTCCACAACAAGTTCGTGGTGATCCTGGGTGACTCGGTGCAGCGCGCCGTGTACAAAGACCTGGTGCTTCTGCTGCAGAAGGACTCCTTGCTCACTCAGAGCCAGCTCAAGGCCAAGGGGGAGCTGAGCTTCGAGCAGGACAAGCTGCTGCAGGGAGGCCAGCTGGACACCCTGCATAACGGCATCACATACCGCGAGGTGCGCCAGTTCCTCTCGGGTCACCACCTGGTGCGCTTCTACTTCCTCACCCGCGTCTACTCCGAGTACCTGGAGGCCgtcctggagcagctgcgcactGGCGAGCACGCGCCAGACCTGGTCATCATGAACTCTTGCCTCTGGGACCTCTCCAGGTACGGCCCTGAGTCCGGGCAGAGCTACCTGGAGAACCTGGCCAAGCTGTTTGCACACCTGGGCCAGGTGCTTCCCGCCTCCTGCCTGCTGAtctggaacacagccatgcccgTGGGCCAGGAGATCACTGCGCGCTTCCTCCCACCGGAGGGACAGCTGGATGCCGCCTCCCTGCGCGCCCGCCTGGTCGaagccaacttctactgcttcgCTGAGGCCAGGAAGCACGGCTTTGACCTGCTTGACTTGCACTTCCACTTCCGCCACGCGGGACAGCACCGGCACCACGACGGGGTGCACTGGGATGCACGTGCCCACCGCTGCCTCTCGCACCTGCTGCTGGAGCACGTGGCCGACGCCTGGGGTGTGGAGCTGCCCCACCGCGCCCCTGCAAGCAGGTGGGTCCGAGAGGGCCCTGCAAGGGGGCGGCGGGGCCGTGGCACCCGGAGGCAGCCCTCAGCCAGCAGGGACATCCTGGCTCCACCACTGGCCCCTCCCAGCCGT
This window contains:
- the PCED1B gene encoding PC-esterase domain-containing protein 1B, yielding MVPLRACEVRQLLHNKFVVILGDSVQRAVYKDLVLLLQKDSLLTQSQLKAKGELSFEQDKLLQGGQLDTLHNGITYREVRQFLSGHHLVRFYFLTRVYSEYLEAVLEQLRTGEHAPDLVIMNSCLWDLSRYGPESGQSYLENLAKLFAHLGQVLPASCLLIWNTAMPVGQEITARFLPPEGQLDAASLRARLVEANFYCFAEARKHGFDLLDLHFHFRHAGQHRHHDGVHWDARAHRCLSHLLLEHVADAWGVELPHRAPASRWVREGPARGRRGRGTRRQPSASRDILAPPLAPPSRAPLLPLRPPLLPTPPCPISPYPGMPQFLFCPQDSYFSSDPPFQVNPFRFSPGTPSPTQPRFAMEANLMFGPRLPGPCLPSPCVQRQALVVHRGFPQNPPRGPYTPCRGRPRRPGRRAPATQSPDAGQTPAHAWDCLSLGGPMEG